In one window of Solanum pennellii chromosome 2, SPENNV200 DNA:
- the LOC107010590 gene encoding LOB domain-containing protein 36-like: protein MSSSNSPCAACKFLRRKCTQECVFAPYFPPDQPRKFENVHKVFGASNVAKLLNELNATQREDAVNSLAYEAEYRLRDPVYGCVGLISILQHKLKQVQDDLLNAKKDLATYIGPQAMLPMLQHSGYIQQHPNNPSSSNMMAYNMQPMGLQTGMQQHGAQLMMRDPQQQQQQQHQVIEAHQLAAVMAAREQEMMRTYEQPQQQQFNNGYDSAGPVTATGFHQMSSSVSPSLALASFDNDPYQIQQAQQEQHQVQVQVQPHQLLQQQQQLPQQPQTPQQQQRANSEEERSIGPSC, encoded by the exons ATGTCATCGTCGAATTCTCCATGTGCAGCATGCAAATTCTTGCGTAGAAAATGCACACAAGAATGTGTTTTTGCGCCATACTTCCCACCAGATCAACCTCGAAAATTCGAGAACGTACACAAGGTGTTTGGGGCTAGTAACGTGGCTAAATTACTCAACGAATTAAACGCGACTCAACGGGAAGATGCTGTAAATTCCCTAGCTTATGAAGCGGAATATCGTCTCCGTGATCCGGTTTATGGCTGTGTTGGATTAATTTCAATACTTCAACATAAGCTTAAGCAAGTTCAAGATGATTTATTGAATGCTAAGAAAGATTTAGCAACGTATATTGGTCCACAAGCAATGTTGCCAATGCTTCAACACTCTGGGTATATTCAACAGCATCCCAATAATCCCTCTTCTTCTAATATGATGGCTTATAATATGCAGCCAATGGGATTGCAAACAGGGATGCAACAACATGGTGCTCAATTAATGATGCGcgatcctcaacaacaacagcaacaacaacaccaagtGATTGAAGCTCATCAATTAGCCGCGGTAATGGCTGCTAGGGAACAGGAGATGATGAGAACTTATGagcaaccacaacaacaacaattcaacaatGGATATGATTCTGCAG GGCCAGTAACGGCAACAGGATTTCATCAAATGAGTTCATCAGTATCACCTTCATTGGCATTAGCATCATTTGACAATGATCCTTATCAGATTCAACAAGCCCAGCAGGAGCAGCATCAGGTTCAGGTTCAGGTTCAGCCACATCAATTGcttcagcaacaacaacagctacCGCAACAACCACAAACACCACAGCAGCAACAGAGAGCCAACAGTGAAGAGGAAAGGAGCATTGGTCCTTCATGTTAA